The following are encoded together in the Pseudodesulfovibrio indicus genome:
- a CDS encoding flagellar biosynthesis anti-sigma factor FlgM gives MKGYDDSRVLDAADRETDCVIDGFDDVETGRRHRDTPDERARKIARLKAEVDSGRYEPDVMDIARLLTSAMDPTL, from the coding sequence ATGAAGGGTTATGACGATAGCCGCGTCCTGGATGCGGCGGACAGGGAAACCGATTGCGTGATCGACGGTTTCGACGACGTGGAGACGGGCCGCCGCCACCGCGATACGCCGGACGAACGGGCGCGCAAGATCGCCCGGCTCAAGGCGGAGGTCGATTCCGGCCGCTACGAGCCGGACGTCATGGACATCGCCAGGCTGCTCACGTCGGCCATGGACCCCACGTTGTAG
- a CDS encoding tautomerase family protein has translation MPLIKLTMRSGRTAGQKRRIMDGVHAALVDALRIPENDRFQFVNEIPEGNWDCPERPDRVLVEIKLFAGRSLEAKRALYAAVTANLEACGVDPLDVFVVLSDEPLENWGIRGGQAACDLDLGFKVNV, from the coding sequence ATGCCGCTCATCAAGCTGACCATGCGCTCGGGCCGCACCGCGGGCCAGAAGCGCCGGATCATGGACGGGGTGCACGCTGCCCTGGTGGACGCGCTGCGCATCCCGGAGAACGACCGTTTTCAGTTCGTCAACGAGATCCCGGAGGGCAACTGGGACTGCCCGGAGCGGCCCGACCGCGTGCTGGTGGAGATCAAGCTCTTTGCCGGGCGTTCCCTTGAGGCCAAGCGCGCCCTGTACGCAGCCGTGACCGCCAACCTGGAGGCGTGCGGCGTGGACCCGCTGGACGTGTTCGTGGTCCTGTCCGACGAGCCCCTGGAAAACTGGGGGATTCGAGGAGGCCAAGCAGCCTGCGACCTCGACCTGGGGTTCAAGGTAAACGTCTAG
- a CDS encoding PhoH family protein — MAQKHFVLDTNVLIENPKCIVALRNGVENQIYIPYTVLDELDGLKKDPRIGHIVAQAVRAILEDPDVNIFPPDFAATLTDTLMDDRILKEILHVGPEEATLITNDRILQIKAKCYGIPSEEYRDSDPFRSESQRYTGFVEDGDELVRNCFRWENGVPVFHGPEGPKEVGYTHEIWGVKPRSVYQNLALELMLCEGIDLVSIQSEAGYGKTFLSLAAALYLMLERKDNPYRKIYLVKPVVEIGAKMGYLPGDIEEKMLPYIKYIQDLLIKLHDIRPCNRIWFDPQSDSFKFNPKKFEVQPVAFLRGMNIENAVVIVDEMQNLSRGETRALLTRMGEGVKCICLGDTRQVDNPYLNESNNGLNWTVRKLKGYKNYAHMVLKGDRSRGPITDIVLKSKL; from the coding sequence ATGGCCCAGAAGCACTTTGTCCTCGACACCAACGTCCTCATTGAAAACCCCAAATGCATCGTCGCCCTGCGCAACGGGGTGGAAAACCAGATCTACATTCCCTATACCGTCCTCGACGAGCTGGACGGCCTGAAGAAAGACCCGCGCATCGGCCACATCGTGGCCCAGGCGGTGCGCGCCATCCTCGAAGACCCCGACGTCAACATCTTCCCGCCCGATTTCGCGGCCACCCTGACCGACACCCTGATGGACGACCGCATCCTGAAGGAGATCCTGCACGTGGGGCCGGAAGAGGCGACGCTGATCACCAACGACCGCATCCTGCAGATCAAGGCCAAGTGCTACGGCATTCCCAGCGAGGAATACCGCGACTCCGACCCGTTCCGGTCCGAGTCCCAGCGCTACACCGGGTTCGTGGAGGACGGCGACGAGCTGGTGCGCAACTGTTTCCGCTGGGAGAACGGCGTGCCCGTCTTCCACGGCCCCGAAGGGCCCAAGGAAGTGGGCTACACCCACGAGATATGGGGCGTGAAGCCGCGCAGCGTGTACCAGAACCTGGCCCTGGAGCTGATGCTCTGCGAGGGCATCGACCTGGTCTCCATCCAGTCCGAGGCGGGCTACGGCAAGACCTTCCTGTCCCTGGCCGCCGCCCTGTACCTGATGCTGGAGCGCAAGGACAATCCCTACCGCAAGATATACCTGGTCAAGCCCGTGGTGGAGATCGGGGCCAAGATGGGCTACCTGCCCGGCGACATCGAAGAGAAGATGCTGCCGTACATCAAGTACATCCAGGACCTGCTCATCAAGCTCCACGACATCCGGCCCTGCAACCGCATCTGGTTCGACCCGCAGTCCGATTCGTTCAAGTTCAACCCCAAGAAGTTCGAGGTCCAGCCCGTGGCCTTCCTGCGCGGCATGAACATCGAGAACGCGGTGGTCATCGTGGACGAGATGCAGAACCTGTCGCGCGGCGAGACCCGCGCCCTGCTCACCCGCATGGGCGAGGGGGTCAAGTGCATCTGCCTGGGCGACACCCGGCAGGTGGACAACCCGTACCTCAACGAGTCCAACAACGGGCTTAACTGGACAGTGCGCAAGCTGAAGGGGTACAAGAACTATGCGCACATGGTTCTCAAGGGGGACCGGTCGCGCGGTCCGATCACGGACATCGTCCTGAAATCCAAGCTGTAA
- a CDS encoding lytic transglycosylase domain-containing protein has translation MAHRRTLLPLLAGLWLFCLVLAVPGPARAESPEMLAPMRTAAFPSLESAIRIKGPLNFCGEFVPLHLPEVRERLEKELLLMLWDRAQVILWLKRTGRYFPHIETVLRGASMPDDLKYVAVIESALKPLAGSSRGARGIWQFIPSTGRNYGLTVDGLIDERRNFYFATRAAAEYLRALHDQFDSWTLACAAYNMGEQGLARQVEMQEVADYYHLHLPDETERYVLRAIAAKLILTDPARYGFDLHPEDFYRPVKFDRVKLRGKYPTPLTLVAKAAGTYYKDIRDLNPQFLGEAVPSGQHTVFLPEGAAEEFTAKYQPLMAKYRETLKPETYVVKSGDSLTEIARRHDMTLHQLCRLNKLTTRATIHPGQKLLVHQ, from the coding sequence ATGGCGCATCGGCGCACCCTCCTCCCGCTCCTGGCCGGGCTCTGGCTCTTCTGCCTCGTCCTGGCCGTTCCCGGCCCGGCCCGCGCCGAGTCGCCGGAGATGCTCGCGCCCATGCGCACCGCCGCGTTCCCGTCGCTGGAGTCCGCCATCCGCATCAAGGGGCCGCTCAACTTCTGCGGCGAATTCGTTCCCCTGCACCTGCCCGAGGTGCGCGAGCGGCTGGAAAAGGAACTCCTGCTCATGCTCTGGGACCGCGCCCAGGTCATCCTCTGGCTCAAGCGCACCGGGCGGTACTTCCCGCATATCGAGACCGTGCTCCGGGGCGCGTCCATGCCCGACGACCTCAAGTACGTGGCGGTCATCGAGTCCGCCCTCAAGCCGTTGGCCGGGTCCAGCCGGGGTGCGCGCGGCATCTGGCAGTTCATCCCGTCAACGGGCCGAAACTACGGCCTGACCGTGGACGGACTCATCGACGAGCGGCGCAACTTCTATTTTGCCACCCGCGCCGCCGCCGAGTACCTCCGCGCCCTGCACGACCAGTTCGACTCCTGGACCCTGGCCTGCGCCGCCTACAACATGGGCGAGCAGGGGCTGGCCCGGCAGGTGGAGATGCAGGAGGTGGCGGACTACTACCACCTGCACCTGCCCGACGAGACCGAGCGGTACGTGCTGCGCGCCATCGCGGCCAAGCTCATCCTGACCGACCCGGCGCGGTACGGGTTCGACCTGCACCCCGAGGACTTCTACCGGCCCGTGAAGTTCGACCGGGTCAAGCTCAGGGGCAAGTACCCCACGCCGTTGACCCTGGTGGCCAAGGCCGCCGGGACCTATTACAAGGACATCCGCGACCTGAACCCGCAGTTCCTGGGCGAGGCCGTGCCGTCCGGACAGCACACCGTGTTTCTGCCCGAAGGCGCGGCCGAGGAGTTCACCGCGAAGTACCAGCCGCTCATGGCCAAGTACCGGGAGACGCTCAAGCCGGAAACCTATGTGGTGAAGTCCGGGGATTCGCTGACCGAGATCGCGCGGCGGCACGACATGACGCTGCATCAGTTGTGTCGGTTGAACAAGTTGACCACGCGGGCGACGATTCATCCGGGGCAGAAGTTGTTGGTGCACCAGTAG
- a CDS encoding DUF3088 family protein, protein MAKDILFTLAAGFTRDLQGPLYCPECAITEGLLHYHPELRERLDVRTIDFKRPRPEIVALLGETNQDCPCLIVAEPAKADGLPVSTFEDKTFINDHKAIIEYLARNYGTSRPAHD, encoded by the coding sequence ATGGCCAAAGACATCCTCTTCACCCTGGCGGCGGGCTTCACCCGCGACCTGCAAGGCCCCCTCTACTGCCCGGAATGCGCGATCACCGAGGGCCTGCTCCACTACCATCCCGAACTCCGCGAAAGGCTCGACGTCCGAACCATCGACTTCAAGCGCCCGCGCCCCGAAATAGTGGCCCTGCTCGGCGAAACCAACCAGGACTGCCCCTGCCTCATCGTTGCCGAGCCGGCCAAGGCCGACGGCCTCCCGGTCTCGACCTTTGAGGACAAGACCTTCATCAACGACCACAAGGCGATCATCGAATACCTGGCGAGGAACTACGGAACATCCCGCCCGGCCCATGATTAG